A window of Amphiprion ocellaris isolate individual 3 ecotype Okinawa chromosome 12, ASM2253959v1, whole genome shotgun sequence contains these coding sequences:
- the LOC111569976 gene encoding hepatocyte nuclear factor 3-beta-like, with the protein MLSAVKMEGHEHPDWSSSYYYGDTECYPSVGNMNSMSSYMSAPGMTGSGHMNAHYGVSGPSVPTGMPQGPGAAVQPGAGMAGLGAGLPPSMSPMSPPPYGNMPVMSPVYGQACSIRARESKPYRRSYTHAKPPYSYISLITMAIQQSGSKMLTLNEIYQWIMDLFPFYRQNQQRWQNSIRHSLSFNDCFIKVPRSPDKPGKGSFWALHPDSGNMFENGCYLRRQKRFKCGKKPGAGEGEAAGKKGSEGGSVTGSSSGSDSPHSPSPSSPPAPEAKGVKAPLPSPLSHPQHLLPPPHHHPLLLPEAAHLKPDLYHHHYPFNHPFSINNLMSEPQHHKLEPVVQYGGYGGCPVSGALAAKSGLDPAHGDTNYYHGVYSSRTIMNS; encoded by the exons ATGCTGAGCGCCGTTAAAATGGAGGGACACGAGCACCCGGACTGGAGCAGCAGCTACTACTACGGAGACACCGAG TGTTACCCCTCAGTGGGCAACATGAACTCTATGAGCAGCTACATGAGCGCGCCTGGCATGACCGGCAGCGGCCACATGAACGCGCACTACGGGGTCAGCGGCCCCTCGGTGCCCACCGGGATGCCGCAGGGCCCCGGGGCCGCGGTGCAGCCCGGGGCCGGGATGGCGGGCCTGGGCGCCGGGCTGCCCCCGAGCATGAGCCCCATGAGCCCGCCGCCGTACGGGAACATGCCGGTGATGAGCCCGGTGTACGGACAGGCCTGCAGCATCAGAGCCCGGGAGTCCAAGCCGTACCGGAGGAGCTACACGCACGCCAAGCCGCCGTACTCGTACATCTCCCTGATCACCATGGCCATCCAGCAGTCCGGCAGCAAGATGCTGACGCTGAACGAGATCTACCAGTGGATCATGGACCTGTTCCCGTTTTACCGGCAGAACCAGCAGCGTTGGCAGAACTCCATCCGACACTCGCTCTCCTTCAACGACTGCTTCATCAAGGTGCCGCGGTCACCGGACAAACCGGGCAAAGGCTCCTTCTGGGCGCTGCACCCGGACTCCGGGAACATGTTCGAGAACGGCTGCTACCTGCGGCGGCAGAAGCGCTTCAAGTGCGGGAAGAAGCCCGGAGCCGGCGAGGGGGAGGCGGCGGGGAAGAAGGGCTCGGAGGGCGGCTCTGTCACTGGCAGCAGCTCCGGTTCGGACTCCCCGCACTCCCCGTCCCCGTCCTCGCCTCCGGCCCCGGAGGCGAAGGGGGTCAAAGCTCCGCTGCCCTCCCCGCTGTCTCACCCCCAACACCTGCTGCCTCCCCCGCACCACCACCCGCTGCTGCTGCCGGAGGCCGCGCACCTGAAGCCGGACCTGTACCACCACCACTACCCCTTCAACCACCCGTTCTCCATCAACAACCTCATGTCCGAGCCGCAGCACCACAAACTGGAGCCGGTGGTGCAGTACGGAGGCTACGGCGGCTGCCCGGTGTCCGGGGCTCTGGCGGCCAAGAGCGGCCTGGATCCGGCTCACGGCGACACCAACTACTACCACGGAGTGTACAGCAGCAGGACCATCATGAACTCCTGA
- the LOC111583188 gene encoding protein CEBPZOS: MPPRPLEPLAKKLMKGVIVAELLGVFGVYGLFHMMNNSQDFRNTMNKRFPSILEVYYKSNEWAGVYGIRERDHQVWSTKQE, translated from the exons ATGCCTCCCAGACCTCTGGAGCCTCTGGCCAAGAAGCTCATGAAGGGAGTGATCGTTGCCGAGCTGCTGGGCGTCTTCGGGGTTTACGGCCTGTTTCACATGATGAACAACAGTCAAG ATTTCAGGAACACTATGAACAAGAGATTCCCATCAATTCTAGAGG TTTACTACAAGTCCAACGAGTGGGCGGGAGTCTACGGCATCCGAGAGAGAGACCACCAAGTCTGGTCGACCAAACAGGAGTGA